A part of Sinorhizobium chiapasense genomic DNA contains:
- the rpmC gene encoding 50S ribosomal protein L29, which yields MKAADVRALSADQLNEELAKLKKEQFNLRFQKATGQLEKSSRINEVRKDIARIKTIARQKAAEAKA from the coding sequence ATGAAAGCCGCAGATGTTCGCGCTCTGAGCGCCGATCAACTCAACGAAGAGCTTGCCAAGCTGAAGAAGGAGCAGTTCAATCTGCGCTTCCAGAAGGCAACCGGCCAGCTCGAGAAGTCTTCGCGTATCAACGAAGTCCGCAAGGACATCGCACGCATTAAAACAATTGCCCGCCAGAAGGCGGCAGAAGCCAAGGCCTAA
- the rplF gene encoding 50S ribosomal protein L6, translating into MSRIGKKPVQVPAGVTASVDGQKVTAKGPKGELFFVANDEVSVKLENNTVVVQPLNESKDARSKWGMSRTMIENIFKGVKDGYERKLEINGVGYRASMQGKNLQLALGFSHDVVYQTPEGITIAVPKPTEIVVTGINKQQVGQVAAEIREYRGPEPYKGKGVKYAEERIVRKEGKKK; encoded by the coding sequence ATGTCTCGTATCGGTAAGAAACCCGTTCAAGTTCCGGCAGGCGTCACGGCTAGCGTTGATGGCCAGAAGGTAACGGCGAAGGGTCCGAAGGGCGAACTGTTCTTCGTCGCAAACGACGAAGTCTCGGTAAAGCTCGAAAACAACACGGTTGTCGTTCAGCCGCTCAATGAGAGCAAGGATGCTCGTTCGAAGTGGGGCATGTCCCGCACGATGATCGAGAACATCTTCAAGGGCGTGAAGGACGGCTACGAGCGCAAGCTCGAGATCAACGGCGTCGGCTACCGCGCATCGATGCAGGGCAAGAACCTGCAGCTGGCGCTCGGCTTCAGCCACGACGTGGTCTACCAGACTCCGGAAGGCATCACGATCGCTGTGCCGAAGCCGACGGAAATCGTCGTCACCGGCATCAACAAGCAGCAGGTCGGCCAGGTTGCAGCGGAAATCCGCGAATACCGCGGCCCCGAGCCCTACAAGGGCAAGGGCGTCAAGTATGCCGAAGAGCGGATTGTCCGCAAAGAAGGCAAGAAGAAGTAA
- the rplO gene encoding 50S ribosomal protein L15 has translation MKLNEIKDNEGATKNRKRLGRGIGSGSGKTAGRGVKGQKARSGVAINGFEGGQMPIYRRLPKRGFNNIFASEFVVVSLGRIQAAVDAKKLDASKTVDAAALKAAGVIRREKDGVRVLADGELKAKVSLEVAGASKSAIEKIEKAGGSVKLLAAAAE, from the coding sequence ATGAAACTGAATGAAATCAAGGACAACGAAGGCGCGACCAAGAACCGCAAGCGTCTTGGCCGTGGTATCGGTTCCGGCTCCGGCAAGACTGCCGGCCGCGGTGTGAAGGGTCAGAAGGCTCGTTCGGGCGTTGCCATCAACGGCTTCGAAGGCGGCCAGATGCCGATCTACCGTCGTCTGCCGAAGCGCGGCTTCAACAACATCTTCGCTTCGGAGTTCGTTGTCGTGTCGCTGGGCCGCATCCAGGCTGCCGTCGATGCCAAGAAGCTCGACGCGTCGAAGACCGTCGATGCTGCTGCGCTCAAGGCTGCCGGGGTTATCCGCCGCGAGAAGGACGGCGTTCGCGTTCTCGCTGATGGCGAACTGAAGGCGAAGGTCTCGCTCGAAGTTGCCGGCGCGTCCAAGTCGGCAATCGAGAAGATCGAAAAGGCCGGTGGTTCGGTCAAGCTGCTTGCAGCAGCCGCAGAATAA
- the rplX gene encoding 50S ribosomal protein L24 — MQKIRKGDKVVVLTGKDKGRTGEVIQVMPKEDRAVVRGVNMVKRHQRQTQSQEAGIINKEAPIHLSNIAVADPKDGKPTRVGFKIDGDKKVRVAKRSGVVIDG; from the coding sequence ATGCAGAAGATTCGCAAAGGCGACAAGGTTGTCGTTCTCACCGGTAAGGACAAGGGCCGTACCGGCGAAGTAATCCAGGTCATGCCGAAGGAAGACCGGGCTGTCGTGCGTGGCGTCAACATGGTGAAGCGTCACCAGCGCCAGACCCAGAGCCAGGAAGCGGGCATCATCAACAAGGAAGCCCCGATCCATCTTTCGAACATCGCGGTCGCCGATCCGAAGGACGGCAAGCCGACCCGCGTCGGCTTCAAGATCGACGGTGACAAGAAGGTCCGCGTGGCCAAGCGTTCGGGAGTAGTGATCGATGGCTAA
- the rplN gene encoding 50S ribosomal protein L14 has translation MIQMQTNLDVADNSGARRVMCIKVLGGSKRKYASIGDIIVVSIKEAIPRGRVKKGDVMKAVVVRTAKDIRRPDGSVIRFDTNAAVLIDNKKEPIGTRIFGPVPRELRAKNHMKIISLAPEVL, from the coding sequence ATGATTCAGATGCAAACAAACCTCGACGTGGCGGATAATTCCGGCGCACGTCGTGTCATGTGCATCAAGGTGCTGGGCGGCTCCAAGCGCAAGTATGCGTCGATCGGCGACATCATTGTCGTTTCGATCAAGGAAGCCATTCCCCGCGGCCGCGTGAAGAAGGGTGACGTCATGAAGGCTGTTGTCGTTCGCACTGCGAAGGACATCCGCCGTCCGGATGGCAGTGTCATCCGCTTCGACACCAACGCAGCCGTTCTTATCGATAACAAGAAAGAGCCGATCGGCACCCGTATCTTCGGACCGGTTCCGCGCGAACTCCGCGCCAAGAACCACATGAAGATCATCTCGCTGGCTCCGGAAGTACTCTAA
- the rplR gene encoding 50S ribosomal protein L18, which translates to MASRKDTLVRRASRVRRQIKAVANGRPRLSVHRSSKNIYAQIIDDVAGKTLASASTLDTDLRSSLKTGADTAAATAVGKLLAERASKAGVKDVVFDRGAFIYHGRIKALAEAAREGGLNF; encoded by the coding sequence ATGGCTAGCAGGAAAGATACTCTTGTGCGTCGCGCCAGCCGCGTGCGCCGTCAAATCAAGGCGGTCGCCAATGGCCGCCCGCGCCTGTCGGTTCATCGCTCGTCGAAGAACATCTATGCGCAGATCATCGATGATGTTGCCGGCAAGACGCTTGCTTCCGCATCGACCCTCGACACGGATCTGCGGTCTTCGCTGAAGACCGGCGCTGACACCGCAGCCGCTACGGCTGTCGGCAAGCTCCTCGCAGAGCGTGCATCCAAGGCGGGCGTCAAGGACGTTGTCTTTGACCGCGGCGCCTTCATCTACCACGGCCGCATCAAGGCGCTGGCCGAGGCAGCTCGCGAAGGCGGCCTGAACTTCTAA
- the rpsE gene encoding 30S ribosomal protein S5: MAQERRGSREDRQSREERDSEFVDKLVAINRVAKVVKGGRRFGFAALVVVGDQKGRVGFGHGKAREVPEAIRKATEAAKRDLIFVPLRGGRTLHHDVHGRHGAGKVLLRSAKAGTGIIAGGPMRAVFETLGVHDVVAKSTGSSNPYNMVRATFDALKNQMHPKDIAAQRGMKYATLQARRVSAGVASEE, encoded by the coding sequence ATGGCACAAGAAAGAAGAGGCTCTCGCGAAGATCGCCAGAGCCGCGAAGAGCGCGACAGCGAATTTGTCGATAAGCTCGTCGCTATCAACCGCGTCGCCAAGGTGGTGAAGGGCGGTCGTCGTTTCGGTTTCGCAGCTCTCGTCGTCGTCGGCGACCAGAAGGGCCGCGTTGGCTTCGGTCATGGCAAGGCGCGCGAAGTGCCGGAAGCCATCCGCAAGGCAACGGAAGCCGCCAAGCGCGACCTGATCTTCGTCCCGCTGCGTGGTGGCCGCACATTGCATCACGACGTCCATGGCCGTCACGGCGCCGGCAAGGTGCTGCTGCGCTCGGCTAAAGCCGGTACCGGTATCATCGCCGGTGGTCCGATGCGCGCCGTCTTTGAAACGCTCGGCGTTCACGACGTCGTCGCCAAGTCGACCGGTTCGTCGAACCCTTACAACATGGTTCGCGCGACGTTCGACGCGCTCAAGAACCAGATGCACCCGAAGGACATCGCGGCACAGCGCGGCATGAAGTACGCCACGCTCCAGGCTCGCCGCGTTTCCGCCGGCGTTGCTTCCGAAGAATAA
- the rpsK gene encoding 30S ribosomal protein S11, producing MAKEATRVRRRERKNITSGVAHVNSSFNNTMITITDAQGNAIAWSSAGAKGFKGSRKSTPFAAQIAAEDCAKKAQEHGMKSLEVEVCGPGSGRESALRALQAAGFMITSIRDVTPIPHNGCRPRKKRRV from the coding sequence ATGGCCAAGGAAGCCACCCGCGTTCGCCGCCGCGAGCGCAAGAACATCACGTCTGGCGTCGCACACGTCAATTCGTCGTTCAACAACACGATGATCACCATCACCGACGCGCAGGGCAACGCAATCGCCTGGTCGTCCGCCGGTGCAAAAGGTTTCAAGGGTTCGCGTAAGTCGACCCCGTTTGCCGCTCAGATCGCCGCTGAAGACTGCGCCAAGAAGGCCCAGGAACACGGCATGAAGTCGCTGGAAGTGGAAGTTTGCGGTCCGGGTTCGGGTCGTGAATCCGCACTTCGCGCGCTGCAGGCTGCGGGCTTCATGATCACCTCGATCCGCGATGTGACCCCGATCCCGCACAACGGCTGCCGCCCGCGCAAGAAGCGTCGCGTCTGA
- a CDS encoding DNA-directed RNA polymerase subunit alpha: MIQKNWQELIKPNKVEFASSGRTRATLVAEPLERGFGLTLGNALRRVLLSSLRGAAVTAVQIDGVLHEFSSIPGVREDVTDIVLNIKEIAIKMDGDDAKRMVVRKQGPGVVTAGDIQTVGDIEILNPNHVICTLDEGAEIRMEFTVNNGKGYVPADRNRSEDAPIGLIPVDSLYSPVKKVSYKVENTREGQVLDYDKLTMSIETDGSVTGEDAIAFAARILQDQLSVFVNFDEPQKEAEEEAVTELAFNPALLKKVDELELSVRSANCLKNDNIVYIGDLIQKTEAEMLRTPNFGRKSLNEIKEVLASMGLHLGMEVPSWPPENIEDLAKRYEDQY; the protein is encoded by the coding sequence ATGATCCAGAAAAATTGGCAGGAATTGATCAAGCCGAACAAGGTGGAGTTCGCCTCCTCCGGCCGCACCAGGGCAACGCTGGTCGCGGAGCCGCTTGAACGCGGCTTTGGCCTGACGCTCGGCAACGCGCTTCGCCGCGTGCTCTTGTCGTCGCTGCGCGGTGCTGCCGTCACCGCAGTGCAGATCGACGGCGTGCTGCACGAGTTCTCCTCTATCCCGGGCGTCCGGGAAGACGTGACGGACATCGTGCTCAACATCAAGGAAATCGCCATCAAGATGGATGGCGACGACGCAAAGCGCATGGTCGTGCGCAAGCAGGGCCCGGGCGTTGTAACGGCCGGTGACATCCAGACGGTTGGCGACATCGAAATCCTCAACCCGAACCATGTGATCTGCACGCTCGACGAGGGCGCCGAGATCCGTATGGAGTTCACCGTCAACAACGGCAAGGGCTACGTGCCGGCTGACCGTAACCGCTCGGAAGATGCGCCGATCGGCCTCATTCCGGTCGACAGCCTGTACTCGCCGGTCAAGAAGGTCTCCTACAAGGTGGAAAACACCCGTGAAGGCCAGGTTCTCGACTATGACAAGCTGACGATGTCCATCGAAACGGATGGCTCTGTCACCGGTGAAGATGCGATCGCCTTTGCGGCCCGCATCCTTCAGGACCAGCTGTCGGTTTTCGTCAACTTCGACGAGCCGCAGAAGGAAGCAGAGGAAGAGGCAGTCACCGAACTCGCCTTCAACCCGGCGCTTCTCAAGAAGGTCGACGAACTGGAGCTTTCCGTCCGTTCGGCCAACTGCCTGAAGAACGACAACATCGTCTATATCGGCGACCTCATTCAGAAGACCGAAGCAGAAATGCTCCGAACGCCGAATTTTGGTCGCAAGTCGCTCAACGAAATCAAGGAAGTTCTCGCTTCCATGGGCCTGCACCTCGGCATGGAAGTGCCGTCCTGGCCGCCTGAGAACATCGAAGATCTCGCCAAGCGTTACGAAGACCAATACTAA
- the rpsC gene encoding 30S ribosomal protein S3, translated as MGQKINPIGFRLGINRTWDSRWFADNAEYGQLLHEDLKIRAYLMEELKAAGIAKVVIERPHKKCRVTIHSARPGLIIGKKGADIEKLRRKLSEMTNSETHLNIVEVRKPEVDATLVAQSIAQQLERRVAFRRAMKRAVQSAMRLGAEGIKITCAGRLGGAEIARTEWYREGRVPLHTLRADIDYGTAEAETAFGICGIKVWIFKGEILEHDPMASERRATESDNQGPGSRDRDRDRDRRRENA; from the coding sequence ATGGGCCAGAAAATCAATCCGATCGGTTTCCGTCTCGGCATCAACCGGACCTGGGACAGCCGTTGGTTCGCTGACAACGCTGAATACGGTCAGCTGCTTCATGAAGACCTGAAGATCCGTGCATACCTGATGGAAGAGCTGAAGGCTGCCGGCATCGCCAAGGTGGTGATCGAGCGTCCGCACAAGAAGTGCCGTGTGACGATCCACTCTGCACGTCCGGGCCTGATCATCGGCAAGAAGGGCGCCGACATCGAAAAGCTGCGCAGGAAGCTTTCCGAGATGACCAATTCCGAAACGCACCTCAACATCGTTGAAGTGCGCAAGCCGGAAGTCGACGCAACCCTCGTTGCGCAGTCGATCGCCCAGCAGCTTGAGCGCCGCGTGGCGTTCCGCCGTGCGATGAAGCGTGCTGTTCAGTCGGCCATGCGGCTTGGCGCCGAAGGCATCAAGATCACCTGCGCCGGTCGTCTCGGCGGTGCGGAAATCGCACGTACCGAATGGTACCGCGAAGGCCGCGTTCCGCTGCACACTCTGCGTGCGGACATCGACTATGGCACGGCCGAAGCGGAAACCGCTTTCGGTATCTGCGGCATCAAGGTCTGGATCTTCAAGGGCGAAATCCTTGAGCACGATCCGATGGCTTCCGAGCGTCGCGCGACCGAGAGTGACAACCAGGGCCCTGGCAGCCGTGATCGCGACCGCGATCGTGACCGCCGTCGTGAAAACGCGTAA
- the rplP gene encoding 50S ribosomal protein L16 translates to MLQPKRTKYRKQFKGRIKGVAKGGSDLAFGEFGLKAQEPNRVNAREIEAARRAITRHMKRAGRVWIRVFPDVPVTAKPTEVRMGKGKGSVEYWACKVKPGRMMFEIDGVSEELAREALRLGAAKLSVKTRFVQRIAE, encoded by the coding sequence ATGTTGCAGCCAAAGCGTACGAAGTATCGCAAGCAGTTCAAGGGCCGCATCAAGGGCGTAGCCAAGGGCGGGTCTGATCTCGCCTTCGGCGAATTCGGCCTGAAGGCTCAGGAACCGAACCGCGTCAATGCGCGCGAGATCGAAGCGGCCCGCCGCGCGATCACTCGCCACATGAAGCGCGCCGGCCGCGTTTGGATCCGTGTGTTCCCGGACGTTCCGGTCACCGCCAAGCCGACCGAAGTCCGCATGGGTAAGGGTAAGGGTTCGGTCGAATACTGGGCATGCAAGGTCAAGCCCGGCCGTATGATGTTCGAGATCGATGGTGTCAGCGAAGAACTCGCCCGTGAGGCACTTCGTCTTGGCGCTGCCAAGCTCTCTGTCAAGACGCGCTTCGTGCAGCGTATCGCAGAGTAA
- a CDS encoding adenylate kinase: MRLIFLGPPGAGKGTQAKLLTERYGIPQLSTGDMLRAAVAQATEVGKRAKAVMDAGQLVSDEIVNEIVSDRIDAPDCAKGFILDGYPRTVPQAVALDRMLESKGLKLDAVIELKVDEAALVRRMENRVAETVAAGGTVRSDDNPEAFKCRLTEYREKTAPLSEYYAGTGQLKTVDGMADVNTVTAEIEKILA, translated from the coding sequence ATGAGATTGATTTTTTTGGGACCGCCGGGCGCTGGCAAGGGGACACAGGCCAAGCTTCTGACGGAGAGATACGGCATCCCGCAGCTTTCCACAGGTGACATGCTGCGGGCGGCCGTGGCTCAGGCGACCGAAGTGGGCAAGCGGGCGAAGGCTGTCATGGATGCCGGCCAGCTCGTTTCCGACGAGATCGTCAATGAAATCGTCTCTGACCGGATCGACGCGCCGGACTGCGCCAAGGGGTTTATCCTCGACGGCTATCCGCGCACCGTGCCGCAAGCCGTGGCGCTTGACCGGATGCTCGAAAGCAAGGGCCTGAAGCTCGATGCCGTCATCGAGCTGAAAGTCGACGAGGCAGCTCTTGTGCGGCGGATGGAGAATCGCGTAGCGGAAACCGTCGCGGCCGGCGGCACTGTTCGCTCCGACGACAATCCGGAAGCCTTCAAGTGTCGCCTGACGGAATATCGCGAGAAGACGGCGCCATTGTCGGAATACTATGCCGGTACCGGTCAATTGAAGACTGTGGACGGCATGGCCGACGTGAATACGGTCACCGCCGAAATCGAGAAGATTCTGGCTTAG
- the rpsN gene encoding 30S ribosomal protein S14, with protein MAKTSAVEKNKRRRKLVAGQASKRAALKAIIMNQSLPIEERFKATLKLAELPRDGSKTRIRNRCEVTGRPRAYYRKLRMSRIALRELGNLGKVPGVVKSSW; from the coding sequence ATGGCGAAAACGAGCGCAGTCGAAAAGAATAAGCGCCGCCGCAAACTGGTTGCCGGGCAAGCGTCCAAGCGCGCTGCATTGAAGGCAATCATCATGAACCAGTCTCTGCCGATCGAAGAGCGGTTCAAGGCAACCCTCAAGCTGGCAGAACTGCCGCGTGATGGCTCCAAGACCCGCATCCGCAACCGCTGCGAAGTGACCGGCCGTCCGCGTGCCTACTATCGCAAACTTCGTATGTCGCGTATTGCGCTTCGCGAACTGGGCAACCTCGGCAAGGTGCCGGGCGTCGTCAAGTCGAGCTGGTAA
- the rpmD gene encoding 50S ribosomal protein L30 has protein sequence MAKKEVAKKTVTVEQIGSPIRRPAVQRQTLIGLGLNKMHRVRTLEDTPAVRGMIRAVQHLVRVVDEK, from the coding sequence ATGGCTAAGAAAGAAGTTGCCAAGAAGACGGTTACCGTCGAGCAGATCGGTAGCCCCATTCGCCGTCCGGCCGTACAGCGTCAGACGCTCATCGGCCTGGGCCTCAACAAGATGCACCGGGTTCGCACGCTGGAAGACACTCCGGCCGTTCGCGGCATGATCCGGGCCGTCCAGCACCTCGTTCGCGTCGTCGACGAGAAGTGA
- the secY gene encoding preprotein translocase subunit SecY produces MASAAEQLASNLNFSTFAKAEDLKKRLWFTLGALLVYRLGTYIPLPGLNPDAFAQAFQGQSGGILGLFNMFSGGAVERMAIFALGIMPYISASIIVQLMTSVVPALEQLKKEGEQGRKIINQYTRYGTVLLGAMQAYGIAIGLESGSGLVIDPGWFFRISTVISLLGGTMFLMWLGEQITSRGIGNGISLIIFAGIVAALPSALAGTLELGRTGALSTPLILAIIVMVVAVIALIVFVERAQRRLLIQYPKRQVGNRMFQGDTSHLPLKLNTSGVIPAIFASSLLLLPATLAGFANAATLPGWATAIVSALGHGQPLYMLFYGGMIAFFAFFYTAIVFNPKDTADNLKKHGGFIPGIRPGERTAEYIDFVLTRITVIGAIYLIFVCILPEILISQTGVPFYLGGTSLLIVVSVTLDTVAQIQGHLIAQQYEGLIKKSKLRGGKRGR; encoded by the coding sequence ATGGCTTCTGCAGCGGAACAGCTTGCCTCGAACCTGAATTTTTCGACTTTCGCCAAGGCGGAGGATCTGAAAAAGCGTCTTTGGTTCACTCTTGGCGCGCTACTGGTTTATCGCCTTGGCACCTATATCCCGCTGCCCGGCCTCAACCCGGATGCGTTCGCGCAGGCCTTCCAGGGCCAGAGCGGTGGTATTCTCGGCCTCTTCAACATGTTCTCGGGCGGCGCGGTTGAACGCATGGCGATCTTCGCGCTCGGCATCATGCCCTACATTTCCGCTTCGATCATCGTGCAGCTCATGACTTCGGTCGTGCCGGCGCTCGAGCAACTGAAGAAGGAAGGTGAGCAGGGCCGCAAGATCATCAACCAGTACACCCGTTATGGCACGGTGCTGCTCGGCGCGATGCAGGCCTACGGCATTGCCATTGGCCTAGAGAGCGGCAGCGGTCTGGTCATCGATCCAGGCTGGTTCTTCCGCATTTCCACCGTGATCTCGCTGCTCGGCGGCACCATGTTCCTGATGTGGCTCGGCGAACAGATCACCTCGCGCGGCATTGGCAACGGCATCTCGCTGATCATCTTTGCCGGTATTGTTGCAGCGCTGCCGTCGGCGCTGGCCGGCACACTCGAACTCGGCCGCACCGGCGCCCTTTCGACACCGCTTATTCTCGCGATCATCGTCATGGTCGTGGCTGTGATTGCGCTGATCGTCTTTGTCGAGCGCGCCCAGCGCCGCTTGCTGATCCAGTACCCGAAGCGCCAGGTGGGCAACCGGATGTTCCAGGGCGATACGTCGCACCTGCCGCTGAAGCTCAACACGTCGGGCGTCATTCCGGCGATCTTTGCGTCTTCGCTGCTTCTCTTGCCGGCGACCCTGGCTGGCTTCGCCAACGCTGCCACGCTGCCCGGATGGGCGACGGCGATCGTCAGCGCGCTCGGTCACGGCCAGCCGCTCTACATGCTGTTCTACGGCGGCATGATTGCCTTCTTCGCCTTCTTCTACACCGCGATCGTGTTCAATCCGAAGGACACGGCGGACAATCTGAAGAAGCACGGCGGCTTTATTCCGGGTATTCGCCCGGGCGAACGGACGGCGGAATACATTGACTTCGTGCTGACCCGCATCACGGTGATCGGCGCGATCTACCTGATCTTCGTATGCATCCTGCCCGAAATCCTCATCTCGCAGACCGGCGTGCCGTTCTACCTTGGTGGTACGTCGCTTTTGATTGTTGTCAGCGTGACCCTTGATACGGTAGCACAGATCCAGGGTCACCTCATTGCTCAGCAATATGAGGGGCTGATCAAGAAGTCGAAGCTGCGCGGAGGAAAGAGGGGACGATGA
- the rpsQ gene encoding 30S ribosomal protein S17, producing MPKRILQGTVVSDKNDKTVVVRVERRFAHPILQKTVRRSKKYKAHDENNQYKVGDVVSIEECAPISKDKRWTVVSAQA from the coding sequence ATGCCGAAACGCATTCTGCAGGGCACCGTCGTCAGCGACAAGAACGACAAGACCGTCGTCGTCAGGGTCGAGCGCCGCTTTGCGCACCCGATCCTCCAGAAGACCGTTCGCCGTTCCAAGAAGTACAAGGCCCACGACGAGAACAACCAGTACAAGGTCGGTGACGTCGTTTCCATCGAGGAATGCGCGCCGATCTCCAAGGATAAGCGCTGGACGGTGGTTTCCGCCCAGGCTTGA
- the rpsM gene encoding 30S ribosomal protein S13: protein MARIAGVNIPTAKRVVIALTYIHGIGPKFAQEIIEKVGIPSDRRVHQLTDAEVLQIRETIDRDYQVEGDLRRETAMNIKRLMDLGCYRGLRHRRGLPVRGQRTHTNARTRKGPAKAIAGKKK, encoded by the coding sequence GTGGCACGTATCGCTGGCGTCAACATCCCGACGGCAAAGCGCGTCGTCATCGCGCTGACCTACATTCACGGGATCGGCCCGAAATTCGCGCAGGAAATCATCGAAAAGGTCGGCATCCCGTCTGACCGTCGCGTACACCAGCTGACGGACGCTGAAGTTCTTCAGATCCGCGAAACGATCGACCGCGATTACCAGGTCGAAGGTGACCTGCGTCGCGAAACCGCGATGAACATCAAGCGCCTGATGGACCTCGGCTGCTACCGTGGCCTTCGCCATCGTCGTGGTCTGCCGGTGCGCGGTCAGCGCACGCACACCAACGCCCGCACCCGCAAGGGTCCGGCAAAGGCGATCGCCGGCAAGAAGAAGTAA
- the rplV gene encoding 50S ribosomal protein L22, which yields MGKAKAERRLKDNEAQAIARTIRVSPQKLNLVAAMIRGKKVDRALAELEFSRKRIADTVKKTLESAIANAENNHDLDVDSLIVAEAYVGKSIVMKRFHARGRGRASRVEKPFSHLTIVVREVEAKGEAA from the coding sequence ATGGGCAAGGCAAAAGCCGAACGCCGGCTGAAGGATAATGAGGCGCAGGCAATTGCGCGCACGATCCGCGTCAGCCCCCAGAAGCTCAACCTCGTTGCTGCGATGATCCGCGGCAAGAAGGTTGACCGCGCTCTGGCCGAACTCGAGTTCTCGCGCAAGCGCATCGCAGATACGGTCAAGAAGACGCTTGAATCTGCGATCGCAAACGCGGAGAACAACCACGATCTCGACGTTGATTCGCTGATCGTCGCTGAAGCTTACGTTGGCAAGTCGATCGTGATGAAGCGCTTCCACGCCCGTGGTCGCGGCCGTGCATCGCGCGTCGAAAAGCCGTTCTCTCACTTGACGATCGTCGTTCGTGAAGTGGAAGCCAAAGGGGAGGCCGCATAA
- the rpsH gene encoding 30S ribosomal protein S8 has product MAMTDPLGDMLTRIRNGAARRKSSVSTPASKLRARVLDVLQAEGYIRGYSEVEFGNGKSELNIELKYYEGSSVIREIARVSKPGRRVYVSVKSIPQVANGLGITILSTPKGVMADHQAREQNVGGEVLCSVF; this is encoded by the coding sequence ATGGCAATGACTGATCCCTTGGGCGATATGCTCACCCGTATCCGCAACGGCGCCGCGCGCCGCAAGTCCAGCGTTTCGACGCCGGCTTCCAAGCTCCGCGCACGCGTTCTGGATGTCCTTCAGGCTGAAGGCTACATCCGCGGATACTCCGAAGTCGAATTCGGCAACGGCAAGTCCGAGCTGAACATCGAACTGAAATACTACGAAGGCTCGTCCGTGATCCGCGAGATCGCACGCGTCTCCAAGCCGGGCCGCCGGGTCTATGTCTCGGTCAAGTCCATTCCGCAGGTCGCGAACGGCCTCGGCATCACCATCCTTTCGACCCCGAAGGGCGTGATGGCCGATCATCAGGCACGCGAACAGAATGTTGGTGGCGAGGTTCTTTGCTCGGTCTTCTAA
- the rplE gene encoding 50S ribosomal protein L5, translated as MAKTAYEPRLKKEYVERIRKAMQEKFSYANEMQIPRLDKIVINMGVGEATGDSKKPTVAAADLAAIAGQKPVVTRARNSIAGFKVREGMPIGAKVTLRGVRMYEFLDRLVNIALPRVRDFRGLNPKSFDGRGNFAMGIKEHIVFPEINYDKVDQMWGMDIIVCTTATNDDEARALLTEFNFPFRQ; from the coding sequence ATGGCTAAGACCGCTTATGAGCCGCGGCTCAAGAAGGAATATGTAGAGCGCATCCGCAAGGCGATGCAGGAGAAGTTCTCCTACGCCAACGAAATGCAGATCCCGCGCCTCGACAAGATCGTCATCAACATGGGTGTTGGCGAGGCGACCGGCGACTCCAAGAAGCCGACCGTTGCTGCTGCCGACCTCGCTGCGATTGCTGGCCAGAAGCCGGTGGTCACCCGCGCTCGCAACTCCATCGCTGGCTTCAAGGTCCGCGAGGGCATGCCGATTGGCGCCAAGGTTACCCTGCGCGGCGTTCGGATGTATGAGTTCCTGGATCGTCTCGTGAACATCGCTCTTCCGCGTGTTCGCGACTTCCGTGGCCTCAATCCGAAGTCCTTCGATGGTCGTGGCAACTTCGCCATGGGCATCAAGGAGCACATTGTGTTCCCTGAGATCAACTACGACAAGGTTGATCAGATGTGGGGCATGGACATCATCGTTTGCACGACGGCAACTAACGACGACGAAGCTCGCGCTCTGCTCACAGAGTTCAACTTCCCGTTCCGTCAGTAA